Proteins encoded within one genomic window of Phaeodactylum tricornutum CCAP 1055/1 chromosome 27, whole genome shotgun sequence:
- a CDS encoding predicted protein, with product MNVEDVVPSHGNSRKRSRSSTPVPTNPAQTKRQLQAAVERDAQLIHKLSNEETRNDTLNDMLKLSLSHDPSFAMSSDSLLQTLAQIVKECLEWNEPHIILPEDKDSKDVQDNAQAKQELLLKSKLTWIQAPTPRLTAWFHHCRQMLGTRRVLLDQASLQTLDVILVILRNLSYVGANLRLFIYVPDILAILGGCLYERPLEYKGTDSSLAGTGTHLALAAAHVLLHLAPYWDVSGQRRTVDRLFYRPHTADGGPVVPDPESFGWTANGGWGFGGAYLAKQHDSKEDTMENISKAFLLAVASTYLESAWSIFGPLGHALTDPSTPRNVLLMVLDVLQELINVARIGVVGNIHEDDEEIPTLRAILVHMPDNLLSRLVDCLYIPRLGPDAIDYVDPVHNVVTRVNPLKLLMGYEATVDTEVRDRVLDILVPLVELDAPRMAIRLGHDTGAIRVRLFDALVPAVTTTVGRNDASLLATQLLRELSKTDANRVAFQYIQSRLVTLASKDTRVAHLVWNHLYKPADRASAAGSEEGDGRDVSSNGSGDEDE from the coding sequence ATGAATGTCGAAGACGTGGTTCCGAGCCACGGGAACTCTCGCAAACGTTCGCGTTCCAGTACTCCCGTTCCGACCAATCCTGCGCAAACCAAACGCCAACTCCAGGCCGCCGTCGAACGCGATGCGCAGCTCATCCACAAGCTATCCAACGAGGAAACTCGCAACGATACACTGAACGATATGCTCAAGCTTTCGCTCAGTCACGATCCAAGTTTCGCCATGTCTTCGGACTCTCTTTTGCAGACTTTGGCGCAGATTGTCAAGGAATGTCTGGAATGGAACGAACCGCACATTATTCTACCGGAAGACAAAGACAGTAAAGACGTCCAGGACAACGCGCAAGCGAAACAGGAGCTTTTGCTCAAATCCAAGCTCACCTGGATTCAAGCACCAACCCCGCGATTAACGGCTTGGTTCCACCACTGTCGTCAAATGCTGGGAACGCGCCGTGTACTGCTCGACCAGGCCAGTTTGCAGACACTCGATGTGATCCTCGTTATTCTTCGCAATCTCAGCTACGTAGGTGCCAATTTGCGTCTCTTTATATACGTTCCGGACATTCTGGCCATTCTGGGGGGCTGCCTGTACGAGCGTCCCCTCGAATACAAAGGTACCGACTCCTCCTTGGCGGGCACCGGTACCCACCTGGCGTTGGCCGCTGCGCACGTCCTGCTGCACTTGGCTCCGTATTGGGATGTTTCCGGTCAACGACGTACGGTGGATCGACTCTTTTATCGACCCCACACAGCCGATGGCGGTCCGGTGGTGCCGGATCCGGAATCCTTTGGCTGGACAGCCAACGGTGGTTGGGGATTTGGTGGAGCGTACCTGGCCAAGCAGCACGACTCCAAGGAAGACACCATGGAAAACATCTCCAAGGCATTCTTGCTCGCCGTTGCCAGTACGTACTTGGAATCTGCCTGGAGCATCTTTGGTCCGCTCGGACATGCTTTGACGGATCCCTCGACCCCTCGCAACGTGCTGCTCATGGTTCTAGACGTCTTGCAAGAACTCATCAACGTGGCCCGGATCGGAGTCGTCGGTAATATCcacgaagatgacgaagagaTTCCCACGTTGCGCGCAATCCTAGTACACATGCCGGATAATCTGTTGTCTCGCCTGGTCGATTGCCTCTACATTCCACGACTGGGACCGGATGCAATCGACTATGTTGATCCGGTGCACAACGTTGTAACGCGAGTCAATCCACTCAAACTACTCATGGGCTACGAAGCAACAGTCGACACCGAAGTGCGGGACCGCGTGCTGGACATCCTCGTGCCCTTGGTGGAATTGGACGCGCCACGGATGGCGATTCGGCTGGGACACGACACGGGAGCAATCCGCGTGCGCTTGTTCGACGCCCTCGTTCCGGCCGTGACAACTACTGTCGGTCGCAACGACGCTAGTTTGCTCGCGACGCAACTGCTGCGAGAATTGTCCAAGACTGATGCGAATCGAGTCGCCTTTCAATACATTCAATCCAGACTGGTAACCCTGGCCAGCAAGGATACTCGTGTGGCCCATTTGGTATGGAATCATTTGTATAAACCTGCAGACCGTGCGTCGGCAGCAGGTTCGGAAGAAGGCGACGGTAGAGATGTTTCCTCCAACGGGAGtggcgacgaagacgaatgA
- a CDS encoding predicted protein — MLSRLHSTALLLTAVAGWVLLSSSCVQSFSAPSYSRREAVAASIGWTTAVLSQHSPAWAVAAGPPTKEDLERIRLGHAQIVDLLDNFEAATTVCRENGGECKRDAEPIRKVLGLRSTTDPLFQIEKVFNKVKNMDLDPDALEAFFEASEDWNSAMSLSNSMAFISQFGEYNPGGGKDEVLKYLNESKKQVVVAEKALKTIMGSLGIDG; from the coding sequence ATGCTTTCCAGACTGCATTCCACAGCGCTACTGCTGACGGCTGTCGCTGGCTGGGTTCTTCTCTCGTCCAGCTGCGTGCAATCCTTTTCCGCCCCATCGTATTCCCGACGCGAAGCCGTGGCGGCAAGTATCGGTTGGACCACTGCCGTTCTGTCCCAACACAGTCCAGCGTGGGCGGTAGCCGCTGGACCTCCCACGAAAGAAGATCTGGAACGGATCAGACTCGGACACGCGCAAATTGTCGATTTACTCGACAATTTTGAAGCCGCTACCACCGTATGTCGGGAAAATGGGGGAGAATGCAAGCGAGACGCCGAACCCATTCGGAAGGTACTCGGACTGCGATCCACCACGGATCCACTCTTTCAGATTGAAAAGGTTTTTAATAAAGTCAAGAATATGGATTTGGATCCGGACGCGCTGGAAGCATTTTTCGAAGCCAGTGAGGACTGGAATTCGGCCATGAGTCTCAGCAATTCAATGGCGTTTATTTCGCAATTTGGTGAGTACAACCCAGGCGGGGGTAAGGACGAGGTACTCAAATACCTCAATGAAAGTAAAAAGCAAGTCGTTGTTGCCGAAAAAGCCTTGAAGACAATCATGGGGAGCCTCGGCATTGACGGTTAG
- a CDS encoding predicted protein — KHVGILAVEVYFPRAYVAQAALEEHVGVPQGKYTIGLGQQGLAVTGDAEDVNSLCLTVVHSLLEKYNIDPALVGRLEVGTETLVDKSKSTKTLLMDLFPNNTDIEGATIINACYGGTAALLNAFLWVESDGWDGRYAIVVAADIAAYARGPARPTSGAGAVAILVGRDAPLSFDPRTRATHAANVWDFYKPDHTVEYPTVDGALSQVCYYQALEDVYTRFTEKVTLRDGATHGGRQFTAESPDYLVFHAPYNKLVQKSYARLFLMDARAQYARHSAEEKKDESTSADQDEPDPLAPWLDVPIADTYNDRALDAVLKKRAATSLQARLADANVASQLVGNTYTASVFLGLASLLDQAGTRDELTPGKNIVLFSYGSGALATMYRLTSQFTVKSMATTMNLSERLASREMVHPGELDYALETRARMHRAGAPYSPVYPTVGRLFPGTYYLNGIDALFRRTYSR, encoded by the exons AAACACGTCGGCATTCTCGCCGTGGAAGTCTACTTTCCGCGCGCCTACGTCGCCCAAGCCGCACTAGAGGAACACGTCGGAGTCCCCCAGGGCAAGTACACCATCGGCTTGGGACAACAAGGCCTGGCCGTTACCGGAGATGCCGAAGACGTCAATTCCTTGTGCTTGACGGTCGTACACTCTTTGTTGGAAAA ATACAATATCGACCCCGCCTTGGTGGGACGACTCGAAGTGGGAACGGAAACGCTCGTCGACAAGTCCAAGTCCACCAAAACACTCCTCATGGATCTATTTCCCAACAATACCGATATTGAAGGCGCCACCATTATCAACGCATGCTACGGAGGCACCGCCGCCCTGCTCAACGCCTTTTTGTGGGTCGAATCGGACGGATGGGACGGCCGCtacgccatcgtcgtcgccgccgatATTGCTGCCTACGCACGCGGCCCCGCCCGACCCACTAGTGGGGCTGGCGCCGTTGCCATACTCGTGGGACGTGATGCGCCCTTATCCTTTGACCCACGGACCCGAGCCACGCACGCCGCCAACGTTTGGGACTTTTACAAACCCGACCATACCGTGGAATACCCAACCGTGGATGGCGCACTCTCGCAGGTTTGCTACTATCAAGCTTTAGAAGACGTCTACACTCGCTTTACCGAAAAAGTCACCCTCCGAGACGGCGCCACGCACGGTGGAAGACAATTCACGGCCGAATCACCCGATTACCTCGTATTTCACGCACCCTACAACAAACTCGTGCAAAAATCCTACGCCCGCCTCTTTCTCATGGACGCACGCGCGCAATACGCACGCCACTcggcggaagaaaagaaggacgaaTCGACCAGTGCCGATCAGGACGAGCCCGATCCGCTCGCGCCGTGGTTGGACGTGCCGATCGCTGATACCTACAACGATCGAGCATTGGACGCAGTCTTGAAGAAGCGGGCCGCAACCAGTTTGCAAGCGCGTCTCGCCGACGCCAACGTGGCCAGTCAACTCGTTGGTAATACATACACCGCCAGCGTGTTTTTGGGTTTGGCCTCACTCCTCGACCAGGCGGGAACACGGGACGAACTGACGCCTGGTAAAAACATCGTTCTCTTTTCCTACGGATCCGGAGCCCTCGCAACCATGTACCGATTGACC TCCCAGTTCACGGTAAAATCCATGGCCACCACCATGAACCTGTCCGAGCGCCTGGCGTCACGTGAGATGGTACACCCGGGTGAGTTGGACTACGCACTCGAAACTCGCGCCCGCATGCATCGAGCTGGTGCCCCGTACAGTCCCGTCTATCCCACCGTGGGACGTCTTTTCCCCGGAACCTACTATTTAAACGGCATTGACGCGCTATTCCGTCGCACCTATTCCCGC
- the CaM2 gene encoding calmodulin (Calcium-binding EF-hand protein, with 3 HF domain), producing the protein MSTESTAASGLTEEQVADLKEAFAMFDINGDGTIEIHELQQVMQKLGQNPTEKELIEMISSVDDNGDHEIDFDEFLILMKSRIGHRDPEKELRDAFAVFDTDGSGAIDRKELKRLMKKLGQALTEQEIDAMMDEVDTNGDGEISFEEFKELMQS; encoded by the exons ATGTCGACGGAATCTACCGCAGCCAGCGGATTAACCGAAGAACAAGTGGCGGATCTCAAAGAAGCCTTTGCCATGTTTGATATAAACGGAGACG GCACTATTGAGATTCACGAACTGCAACAAGTGATGCAAAAATTGGGTCAGAATCCTACGGAAAAGGAGTTGATCGAGATGATCTCCTCGGTAGACGACAACGGCGATCACGAAATCGACTTTGACGAATTTTTGATTCTGATGAAGTCCCGGATTGGACACCGGGATCCGGAAAAGGAACTCCGGGACGCCTTTGCCGTGTTCGATACGGACGGGTCAGGAGCTATTGATCGGAAAGAACTCAAACGATTGATGAAAAAGTTGGGACAAGCGCTGACAGAACAAGAGATCGATGCCATGATGGATGAAGTAGATACGAATGGAGACGGAGAAATCAGTTTCGAAGAATTCAAAGAGCTGATGCAATCCTAA